In the Quercus lobata isolate SW786 chromosome 5, ValleyOak3.0 Primary Assembly, whole genome shotgun sequence genome, one interval contains:
- the LOC115991091 gene encoding serine/threonine-protein phosphatase 7 long form homolog: protein MHRSSLLWDAPLASEEVLGVLTCRHREKGLFEGGLDSRIVAYITDVGLDGLLWVPHMDLDHALIMALVERWRPKTHLFHLPHSKMTIKLQDMEVIMGVLVDDLSVVGFTRMDDWGELCAELLRHRLPNRQVGAGKNTVVMEGPRVKAKWLEERSSNPLPADATEVLVQQYARFYILGMLGSMLFMLLEVNFDKFKDTMWVPSMDLHVETIDVREKLH from the exons ATGCATCGTTCAAGTTTACTTTGGGATGCTCCTTTGGCAAGCGAG GAAGTGCTAGGTGTACTAACTTGTCGTCACCGAGAGAAAGGTCTGTTTGAAGGTGGGTTAGATTCAAGGATTGTCGCTTATATCACAGATGTGGGGTTAGATGGGCTACTTTGGGTCCCACATATGGACCTTGACCATGCATTAATCATGGCGTTGGTGGAGAGATGGCGGCCGAAGACGCACTTATTCCACTTGCCCCACAGTAAGATGACCATCAAGCTACAAGACATGGAGGTTATAATGGGGGTACTTGTAGATGACTTGTCGGTGGTGGGATTTACCCGTATGGACGATTGGGGTGAACTTTGCGCCGAATTGCTAAGGCATAGGCTGCCAAACAGACAAGTCGGTGCTGGTAAGAACACTGTAGTGATGGAAGGGCCAAGGGTAAAAGCCAAATGGCTCGAGGAGAGGTCTAGCAACCCTCTCCCGGCTGACGCCACTGAGGTGCTTGTGCAACAGTATGCTCGGTTCTACATATTGGGGATGTTAGGTAGTATGCTGTTTATGCtgttggaggtgaattttgacaaattc AAAGACACAATGTGGGTTCCAAGTATGGATTTACATGTGGAGACCATTGATGTGAGAGAAAAGTTGCATTGa